From Sebaldella sp. S0638:
GCAGCATTCATTATTTTAAATACTGCCTGCATCGCCACATGATTTAATGCGGGATACGTTTTTACTATAACCGGATTTGATAATGCCGCCGACACTCCCAGCAGTAATCCCGCTACAGGAAGTATTGCTATTGGCAGTAATATGGCTTTTCCCAATTTTTGTCCCAAATTAAAAGCCTTTTCCTTTATTCCCATATTTCCTCCACTTCTAATTAATAAAAATATTTTACTAAATTCTTTTCTTCTGTCAAAAAAACATGTTTTTTCATCTTATAACGTTATTTATAATTCTATATTACCCCGTTTTCAAAAATAGTCAATAGTATTTGATAAAATATTTTTATTAATTAAAATTAATTTATACATGAACTCCTGTAAAAACAGCTCCTGTGAAATAGTATATATTTTTATTTTTTATATTTATATAGAATTTTTTTTATTTTCCTATAGGAAAAAAGCCGGAATATCTGATTCCGGCTTTTCTTGAAATATAATAAATAGTTTTTATTTTCTAAAAAATATGAACATATCTCTTTTCCAATCTATTTACCTGATGCTAAAATACTGCTTTTAATGTTACTCCTGCTCTATAGTCGTTTTCTTTATCATTTCCTGTAGAATACTCTCCTGTAAGGAATATTCCGTATCTGTCTTCTACTTCTACCCCTATTGCCGCCTTTGTTCTAAATGTTCCTTTTTCATCCTGTGGTTTTGAAAGTTTATGATATCCGTCTTCTATAGCTATTAATCTTGCTTTTTCTCTTTCATTTAAGTCTGCAAGTTCATACTCATAGGCAAAATCAAGTGTTCCTTTTAGCTGCCATGCAGATTTAGCTCCCAAAGGTACTATTCCTTTCAGTTCTACTCCTGCTCTCGGCTTTGCACTCCAAGCATCATTTCCTTCTACTTCAAGTTTTTCAAGTCCGCTTTCGCTAAAATCAGGTCTCATTACATACATTGCCCTGAATGCTCCATACGGCATTATACTTGCATTTTTACCAAGTTCAAATTCTTTTCCAAGAATATTGTCACTTGTTATACTATATGTTTCATATGTTCCGTTCATTTCAGATCTTCCCAGCGTTGACGGCCAGTCTATATTTCTGTCTATATTATGAAAACTTACTCTTCCTGTAAGGTCATTTCTTAATTCCCAGCCGCTTGATTTATACTTATTATGTAACCCAAGCTGAATAGTATCTACCCATTCTTCACTGTCATTTCCGTCATTGAACTCAAAACCTGTATGCAAATATCCTAACGAATACCCAAATGTGTGTCTGTATGTTCTTTCTACTTCCCTAAGTGCTAATACCCCTGTTGTAGTGTAATCGTATCCAGTAACACCATCTGTTTCTTCTTTATTTTTACCTTTTCCTGCTATTACACTTACTTTTACGTTTTCTTTTGTGTTATTCTCTGAATTCTGCATTAAATGCAATGAATTTTCAAATGCTCTTGCTATATCATCTTCTCTTTGATTAATATTAGCATACACATTTCCTGCGAGACTTCCCATTATATGTCTGAAATTCTCTTCATCAGGGATATATGCTGTTTTATTATATATAGTTACCCCGTCACCCGATGCGCTCAGGAAGTTATTTTCCAAAGCTGTTCCAAAATCTTCATACCATAATCCGTCTGTAAAATCTGTAAATGCTTTTCTCGACATATATACATCAGAACCTGTTCCTGTTGCTTTAGGCGTTGCTTCCCACAGAAGCGATCCGCTTACAAAATCATATTTTCCTGATGTTGCCTTTACTACACCTTCCAGTTTATAAACATCCGCTATAGTTCCATCTGCAAATCCCGGAAGTATTACTATAGGCTTTGACGTAGTTATCTGGTCAGCTATTATGGATGTTCCCGATAATTCAAAATCATAATTCGGGTCTGATGAAGGCTGTACAGATGTAGGATCAGGCTTTATCATTACCTGAAGACCATCCAGCGCCAGAACTCCGCTTGTTTTTATTATTCCTGCATTTATCAGTGCCGGAAGTGCATGTGTACTTCCTATTGACTGTATTACATTATCAAGAGAGCCGTTCACAGTTGCTCCTGTTCCCACACTATGTGCCGGATCATCAGGATCTGACGACACAAAAGCCTGTCCGCTTCCTGTTATTGTTATAGTACCTGTGTTGGTAATTATTGTTCCAAGGTTACCATACATACCTATTGCATCATTACCTGTTATCTGTATCAATCCATGGTTTATTATCTGTGATCCTGGACCTTTTCCAGCCATACCTATTGCATTGTCACCTGTTACATTTATTGTTGCTCCAGATTCATTTACTATTATTCCGCCTTCAGTATACATTCCTGTGGAGTAGTCTCCGCTTGTTGTTATATTACCAAAGTTGCTCGCACTTCCTCCTTTTGCTACTATTCCGTATCCTCCATAGCCGGCAGATATGTTACCGCCTGAATGGTTTACTATTGTAGAATTTTCTCCATATATTCCCACGGAATATTTACTGTTGTCCACATCCACTTCTGTTGTCCCCGGTAAAAATGCAAGGTCTGAGTTACCCACAGCTACAGTACCAAAGTTATCCACTGTACCGCCGTAATTATATATTCCCACATTATTATTTCCTGCTGTACCTGTTATAATACCGTTATTTATCATAACAGCACCGCCGATAAGGCTTACAGGATCCTGCGCCATGTAGAATCCCACGTTATCTGTTCCTGTCATTGTAAGATTACCGTCATTTGTTACTGTTGTTCCTTCTGAACTGTACATATATACAGTATCTGTTCCTGTAACACTGTTTGTTCCCAGACTGTTTATAAATGATCCGCCTTTTAATATAAATCCATAGTTACCGCTGCCTATATTCAAATCAGCCGCATTTGTCACTGCTGATGATATACCGTATACTCCCACAGCTCCGTTTGTCCCCATGTTTAGTGCCGAACCTGTATTCAGATTTACAATTCCGTTCGTAGAATATATTCCGATTCCCGAATCTCCTATATTTGATACACCGTAATTATCTACTGTTCCTCCGTCACTGTAAATACCTATTGAACTGATTCCTGATGTTACTGTTCCCCAGTTTGTAACTGTACTTCCTGCTGCTGCACTGTATATTCCTATACCTGGGTCAGATGTATTAGTAGAATCTCCTATTTTTATTATACCTGTAGAGTTATTAATTATCGAATGATTATTTGTTCCTGTAAAATAGATACCTATAGATCTGTCTCCCGAAAGATCTATAGTTCCGTCATTTATTGCCTGCATTGTACCCGAAATACTGTCTGTGGCATATATTCCCACAGAACCTGCCCCGCTGCTTAATATATTTCCTCCGACCAGATTCTGAACATATGAACCGTCTTTCAGATACATTCCCTGAGAACCTGTTCCTATATTTATCGTTCCGCTGTTTTGTGCAAAAGCACCGCTTCCTGAAGTCATTAACCCAGCTGAAGCATTATCTACTGTTATTGTTCCTTTGTTACTTATTTTTGATCCATTTTTCCCGAAAATACCTACCGAACCGTCTCCTAAGATAATAGTGCCGTTATTTTCTCCGTCTGTCCCGGGAGTCATTCCTGCCGGCAAAGTTCCAAGCCCTGTATATGTCCCGTCTAATGCCACAGCTGCCACATTTGTTGCTCCTGGAGATGATGTTATCGTAGAACCGTTCAGATATATTGCTGAATTTTTTCCCGATACAAGAGTCCCGTTTGAAGCGAGATTACTGCTTCCTGTGTACTCAAATATTCCTCCCGCTATATTCCCAAGTGTATAAGTAGACCCCGGTGTAACACTTGTGACATTAAATGAATTATTGATTGCTCCGCTGGAATTCATGTTGAATAACACTACATTCTGACCATCTATATTTATGTTACCGCTTCCTGTAAAACTTGTTGTACCGTCAAGATAAAGTCCTAACGAATTATCTCCAAACAGATTAATTGTAGTTCCTGTCAATGTTACGCTGCTGTCCTTGGCATAAAGCGCTACACCGTTTTTACCTACAGTTATTGTTGATCCTGCATCTGTTACAGTTCCTTTGTCTACAAAAACACCAACAGCATTTTCAGAAGCTCTCAAATCTATAGTTCCGTTTGACAGGTTAATTTGTGCATCTCCTATACCTACTGTACTGTTATTATTAGCATATACTCCTATTGCATTAGTCGATGTACCAGCTTGTATCAGTCCACTGTTAATTATATTAATTTTCCCATCACCAAAAGCTTGTGCAACGCCCTGTTTATATCCTTCAGCATATATTCCTACTCCTGAATCAGAAATATTAATAACTGATCCGGTTTGATTATCAATCAATGAACCATTTGCTCCGTACATTCCTATAGACCCTGTTCCGCTTACATTAATTGTTCCCAAACTTATATTTTTCAATTCTCCATAGTTTGAATACATTCCCACGGAAGAAGCACCTGATAATGTTATGTTTCCTCCGTCATTTGTTAGTGATACCGTACTTCTCGGCAAAGAACCCCCTAGAGTATCCAGTCCGTTTTCCTGTCCCATTGCTACTTGATTTGCAAGATTTCCAGTTATATTGAACCCATTATTATATATACTTGATGATACTATTTCCAAATTATTATATGCATCAGAAGCTGTATCCAGACTTATATTCTGATCTATTCCAAGCAGACTCTTATACATCATATATGTTTTATAATCTGTACCATTTACTACAGGTCCGCCTGCTATTGATCCTAAAGGTGTGGCTGTTACACTCAAATCAATCGATACATTATCTACTATAAAAAGTCTCGATCCAGATTCCATATTTAATGTTAAATTAGGAGCTGTTCCGTTAAATGTACTTGTAAAATATGCTGATAAATTACTTGTTGTCAATGCCGGCAGAACTCCTGTCCCCACATAATAAAATGCTGTTCCTCTGTCATTTGAATTTGCTGCACCTTTTATTGTCGCATTTACATTATTTAATTCAAAAGTTCCTCCACTTTCATTATAGAATAACAGTGATCTTTGTCCCGTTTCCATACTTGCATTTGTTAATTTTATTTTCCCTGTACTTCCTTTTGCATATAGGTTAAATGCTCCGTCAGAAGTTTTTATTGCTCCGTTAGTTATGTCAATTACTCCTGTATCAGCGAATAATCCTGTAGATTCTTTACCAGAAACATCCACTGTTACATTACTTCCGACTCCAGAAGAAGTAAATGTCGAACCTGCATCTTTTACTGCTACTCCCACAGAACCTGATTTATTATTTGAAGAATCTGTATACACTCCGCCGGCCACATTAATTACACCAGTATTTATTATAGAACTCGCGGTATCCACTACAATTCCTTTTGTCCCATCGCCAGTTGCATTTAATGTTCCGGCATTATTAATCCCTGAACCTGTGTTAGCATATAAACCTACCTGCGATTTACCGTTTTTCACCTCAAGAATAGTGTTTACATCTGTTGTTACAGAAGATGAAGCACCAATCCCTGCAATTAGTATATTCCCTATTCCGCCGTCACTTGTCAATGAATGCTTTGTTGTTAAATCAGACATATTACTTCCCAAAGTCAAATTACCGTTTTCAATTCTTATTCCAATACCTTTCTGTGAATATCCCCCCATCTTTATTTCATAGTCATTCAATGTAAATGTTGAAGCTAAATTAATATACATTCCAATTCCGTTATCTGTGTGTTGGTCGCTATATCCCGGATTTGCTATATGTCCGCTGTTCTCAAGGTTATTTACTCCAGTAGCACTGGCAGCAGTCTGTCTTGGATCTTCTGTCCCCACATCTACTTTTATTTTTGAATTTGCAAAGTTTAATACTCTTTCTATATCTACTCCAATACTTTCGTCTCCCAGAACTGTTATCGGATTATACAGTTTTATTTCTGTTCTTGTAAGATTTGTTGTCCCGGATCTTGTATATACTCCTACATTTTGTCTTCCATAAAGTTTTATATCTCCGTTATTCATGAGAAGATGTTTTCCGTTTCCAGAAGAACTTGCACTGGCTGTCATCAGGTATATAACATTTCCCGGTGCTCTCATTTCTATTAATCCTGTATTATCAAAACCTTCCTGTTTTTGACTGCTTGTTCCTTCAGTAAACATAAAGGCAACTTGATTTCCAACCAGATTATTATTTGTACTTGCTTCATTTAATCCTATTATTTTCCCTCTGTTCATAAATATACTGTTCGCAGCTTGGCTTCCGCTGTGTGCCTGTAAGTTTACCGCTACTATACTGGAACCTTTCAGATTCCATGTAGTATTATTTTCTACATATTGAAACATTCTGTTTGCAGTTGTATGTCCCAGAACAGTATCCAAAAATTTATCTGCAAGTTCTGTTTTTTCTGCACTTGTTATCCATCCCTGTGTCTCTAGTCCATCAAGATTATATTGTGTCCCAAGATAATGCTCATCATAGTGTAAAATTTGTCCCAAAAATACAGGATTTGGATCATCTCCTTCCAGAGTTACTACTAAATCAGAAGGATTCCCTCCTGCTGTTCCATATCTTGTTATTGTATTGTCTATTACCTTGAATATCCCTTGAACACTTGTATTCGTGGTAGAATTGTACACTCCTGCCGGAAGAGCCTGTGCTGCTCCGCCTGATAGTGTCAACCCAGCTGCCGGTCCTCCAGTAAGATTAGTCAATGTATAATTGTCATAAATTACTTTTGAACCATATCCTCCTCCTCCTGAGTGATTAGCAATATGTGCATAAATTTCACCTGAAAGTACATCCATTTGCGATATTATAGCATTTCCATTTGGATCCCCTGTAGGATAAAATCCAGTATAACCACTATTTCCTCCGCCTGCACCACCAATTGTTATTATTGGAATTGGTACTAGCTGAGGTAATTCCACTACTGGTTCCAAAGGCTGGAATTCCAAAAAGCTTAAAGATGGTATCGATACCCCTGTTGGTGCATTTACTGTGAGTGTACTTGGATTTATACTAATTTCACTTGCCGGAGACAAAGACAATGTAAGCGGTTCTCTGCTCATTCCCTTTAACGGAATACTAACCCCTAAATTTATATCTTTAGGCTGCTGCAGCGGCTTATAAGGCTTTCCTGCAAGTCCTCCTCCTATAGTTCCGCTTGTTGTCACATAGTTTCCGCTTGCATCATAATATCCATTTACTTTCGAATGATATAATGCGTTTTCAGAGCTGTTATCCACTCCGTCACCATATTCGTCATAAAATCCCGAGAAAAATATCTGCCATTCCAGATATTCCGGTTTTACTATATAGTCTCCCTGTAAATGTAAATCTTTTAATTCTTTATTTTTTTGATTAAGTATTCGTTCCAATACTTGATAATTTTTTTGGTTAGATTTCCCCTGTTCGAGATTCTTTACCATATTATTATACATTCTGTCATATTTAGATGAAGCCGAAGTTTCTGCACCACTGGTAGTTGACGGTATTACTGCATTCAACGCTAAAAATGATATTAATAATTTTTTATTTACTTTCATTATTCCTCCTTGATTACCTTATGCTGTTTTTTATTTTGTAATATTCTATTCTAAATAATAAATTCTCTATTTTCTGTATTGCACTTGATTTTTCCCCTGTCTGTATATTTGCTCTCATCAGTTTTTTTCCAGCTTCTGTCCGCTGTTTAGATACTGCTCACATCACTCCGCCTGCCTTTTAGATCTTCCCTGAATTCCCTTTTATATTCATACAAAGTAATCGTAGCGGCACTTATTGTTGTAAAAAATAATAATATTGTTACCTTTTTCATATCACTCTCCTTTACTGGCAATTTTATTTTAAATGTTTAAATATTTAAAAATCTTATTATATTCGCATGTTGTCGGACTATATCATTTTAAGGCTTTATATCTAACATAAATTCTCTACTAATTCAAATATCGCTATTTTCCTTTTACACCAGCTGTTGCTGCCATTCCCGACATTAACAAAAATAATAAAAAGAATTCCCCTCTATACCTCCTTCTGTTATTCTACCAGCTTAAACCCGGTTCCCAAAACATTTTTCCAGTATAATTCATCTTCCGCATAAGCGATTTATAGATGTTTTCGATATCTTTACCATTTATTTTCAAATAATTATTAGAATATAAGTTTTATAAACTAAAAAAATTATATTTTGATTAAAACAATAATTATGGCATAAAGTATCACTATAATTATAACACAAATATCATACTTATCAGATATACCTTTTCCCTTTTTTAATAAATTAGTTTTCATTTTTTATTTATTTTATATATAAAAAATTGAAGTACAGCTTTAAGGTTATGATACCTCAAAATTTTAAATAATCTTATATCTTATGATTTATTTATCAAAAATATTGTTCTTTTTTATTTCAAATTAACTATAAAACAGCTTTTTCTTTCACATACAATTGTATAACAAACAATTTTATTTGAACTTATAAATAAATCACATAAAAAAAGACCATACAAACCAGGTTTATTAAATCATCATTTATAATTTAAATTCTCTCTGTTTAATACAGTCTTTTAATATTTATGCGTTTATATTTCCTTACGTCCTTCCAGCGACCTTGAAAGAGTGGCTATATCTGAAAATTCAATATTGCCGCCCATAGGAATACCGCTTGCTATTCTTGAGACCTTTATTTCCTTGTCCTTTATGATCTTGGAAAGATACAGCGATGTCGTCTCTCCTTCAAGGCTGGGATCCAGCGCCAGAATCACTTCTTTTACACTGTCTGTAAGCCGGTTGGTAAGTTTATCTATATCCAGATCATCTACTCCTATTCCGTTCAGCGGATCTATTATTCCTCCTAAAACGTGATAAAGCCCGTTATATGTTTTTGATTTCTCAAAAGCTATAATATCTCTTGAATCTTTTACAATGCATATAATACTGCTGTCACGCTCTTCATCGGAACAAATTTCACAAATATCATCTTCTGTAAGATTTCCGCATATCTTACATTTTTTTATTTTCTCTTTTGCTTCTTTCAGAACTGTCATAAAATTAAGCAGTTCCTCATCTTCCATTTCGAGAACATAAAATGCTATTCTCATTGCACTTTTTCTTCCTATTCCCGGAAGTTTTGCGAATTCATCTACTATATTATCCAGTGATTTCATATTTATATTATTTCTCCTTATTTTATAAATTCCTTATATTCTTTTTCAGAACCATAAAAGACATTCAGATCGACAAAACCATCTATTCCTCTCAGCCGGCCTCTGTTTGCATATTGCCAGAATGCCCATTTCCTGTCATTTTCCAGCTTTGGCTTTGATATAATATCCCTTATCCATATATTATAATCCAGATAGTCATTCTCTATGTAATCTTTATAAAAAGAATCTGTTGCATAAAGTACGGGAGTTTTTCCATAATAATTTTTTACTGTTTCCAGAAAAATATATATTTCCTTCTTTACTTCATCCCTGCTTTTATCAGTCTTACAGTTCCCGCCATATTCCAGATCTACAAACGGCGGCAAAGTAATTTCAGATTTTGGAACTGTATTAATAAAATTTTCTGCCTGCTCATTTCCGCTTCTGCATAATCTGTAAAAATGATATGCCCCTGTTTCATATCCTTCTTTCAGTGATTTATTCCAGTTCACGCTAAAATTAGGATCCTGATAGTCTACGCCTTCAGTAGCTTTAATTATTACAAAGTTTATTTTTTCATTTCTTAGTTTTTCCCAGTTAATTTTCTTCTGATGATGGGAAATATCTATTCCTCTCACAGGAAAGGCTTTTCTTCCGGGATAGTTAAACCTGAGATAACCTTGTTCAAATGCAGTATAAACTCCAAAAATAATTACTAAAGGAACCAGTAAAAATATCTTTTTCATATTTTCTCCCTTATATCTGTTATCATATTATATCATAATACTGTATGTTTATGAATATCTGCCTGTTTTCACAAAAAACTTATTTTAGGGAATAATATAATTATTCATCCTGCTAATATTTTACTTTTTCTAATACCATGTAATAGATTTATCCACATGGATATCTTCTTTTGTTTCCGGCTTAGTTACCGGATATCCTATTACACATCCTGTATAAGTGTATTC
This genomic window contains:
- a CDS encoding autotransporter domain-containing protein, coding for MKVNKKLLISFLALNAVIPSTTSGAETSASSKYDRMYNNMVKNLEQGKSNQKNYQVLERILNQKNKELKDLHLQGDYIVKPEYLEWQIFFSGFYDEYGDGVDNSSENALYHSKVNGYYDASGNYVTTSGTIGGGLAGKPYKPLQQPKDINLGVSIPLKGMSREPLTLSLSPASEISINPSTLTVNAPTGVSIPSLSFLEFQPLEPVVELPQLVPIPIITIGGAGGGNSGYTGFYPTGDPNGNAIISQMDVLSGEIYAHIANHSGGGGYGSKVIYDNYTLTNLTGGPAAGLTLSGGAAQALPAGVYNSTTNTSVQGIFKVIDNTITRYGTAGGNPSDLVVTLEGDDPNPVFLGQILHYDEHYLGTQYNLDGLETQGWITSAEKTELADKFLDTVLGHTTANRMFQYVENNTTWNLKGSSIVAVNLQAHSGSQAANSIFMNRGKIIGLNEASTNNNLVGNQVAFMFTEGTSSQKQEGFDNTGLIEMRAPGNVIYLMTASASSSGNGKHLLMNNGDIKLYGRQNVGVYTRSGTTNLTRTEIKLYNPITVLGDESIGVDIERVLNFANSKIKVDVGTEDPRQTAASATGVNNLENSGHIANPGYSDQHTDNGIGMYINLASTFTLNDYEIKMGGYSQKGIGIRIENGNLTLGSNMSDLTTKHSLTSDGGIGNILIAGIGASSSVTTDVNTILEVKNGKSQVGLYANTGSGINNAGTLNATGDGTKGIVVDTASSIINTGVINVAGGVYTDSSNNKSGSVGVAVKDAGSTFTSSGVGSNVTVDVSGKESTGLFADTGVIDITNGAIKTSDGAFNLYAKGSTGKIKLTNASMETGQRSLLFYNESGGTFELNNVNATIKGAANSNDRGTAFYYVGTGVLPALTTSNLSAYFTSTFNGTAPNLTLNMESGSRLFIVDNVSIDLSVTATPLGSIAGGPVVNGTDYKTYMMYKSLLGIDQNISLDTASDAYNNLEIVSSSIYNNGFNITGNLANQVAMGQENGLDTLGGSLPRSTVSLTNDGGNITLSGASSVGMYSNYGELKNISLGTINVSGTGSIGMYGANGSLIDNQTGSVINISDSGVGIYAEGYKQGVAQAFGDGKINIINSGLIQAGTSTNAIGVYANNNSTVGIGDAQINLSNGTIDLRASENAVGVFVDKGTVTDAGSTITVGKNGVALYAKDSSVTLTGTTINLFGDNSLGLYLDGTTSFTGSGNINIDGQNVVLFNMNSSGAINNSFNVTSVTPGSTYTLGNIAGGIFEYTGSSNLASNGTLVSGKNSAIYLNGSTITSSPGATNVAAVALDGTYTGLGTLPAGMTPGTDGENNGTIILGDGSVGIFGKNGSKISNKGTITVDNASAGLMTSGSGAFAQNSGTINIGTGSQGMYLKDGSYVQNLVGGNILSSGAGSVGIYATDSISGTMQAINDGTIDLSGDRSIGIYFTGTNNHSIINNSTGIIKIGDSTNTSDPGIGIYSAAAGSTVTNWGTVTSGISSIGIYSDGGTVDNYGVSNIGDSGIGIYSTNGIVNLNTGSALNMGTNGAVGVYGISSAVTNAADLNIGSGNYGFILKGGSFINSLGTNSVTGTDTVYMYSSEGTTVTNDGNLTMTGTDNVGFYMAQDPVSLIGGAVMINNGIITGTAGNNNVGIYNYGGTVDNFGTVAVGNSDLAFLPGTTEVDVDNSKYSVGIYGENSTIVNHSGGNISAGYGGYGIVAKGGSASNFGNITTSGDYSTGMYTEGGIIVNESGATINVTGDNAIGMAGKGPGSQIINHGLIQITGNDAIGMYGNLGTIITNTGTITITGSGQAFVSSDPDDPAHSVGTGATVNGSLDNVIQSIGSTHALPALINAGIIKTSGVLALDGLQVMIKPDPTSVQPSSDPNYDFELSGTSIIADQITTSKPIVILPGFADGTIADVYKLEGVVKATSGKYDFVSGSLLWEATPKATGTGSDVYMSRKAFTDFTDGLWYEDFGTALENNFLSASGDGVTIYNKTAYIPDEENFRHIMGSLAGNVYANINQREDDIARAFENSLHLMQNSENNTKENVKVSVIAGKGKNKEETDGVTGYDYTTTGVLALREVERTYRHTFGYSLGYLHTGFEFNDGNDSEEWVDTIQLGLHNKYKSSGWELRNDLTGRVSFHNIDRNIDWPSTLGRSEMNGTYETYSITSDNILGKEFELGKNASIMPYGAFRAMYVMRPDFSESGLEKLEVEGNDAWSAKPRAGVELKGIVPLGAKSAWQLKGTLDFAYEYELADLNEREKARLIAIEDGYHKLSKPQDEKGTFRTKAAIGVEVEDRYGIFLTGEYSTGNDKENDYRAGVTLKAVF
- the recR gene encoding recombination mediator RecR, encoding MKSLDNIVDEFAKLPGIGRKSAMRIAFYVLEMEDEELLNFMTVLKEAKEKIKKCKICGNLTEDDICEICSDEERDSSIICIVKDSRDIIAFEKSKTYNGLYHVLGGIIDPLNGIGVDDLDIDKLTNRLTDSVKEVILALDPSLEGETTSLYLSKIIKDKEIKVSRIASGIPMGGNIEFSDIATLSRSLEGRKEI
- a CDS encoding GH25 family lysozyme gives rise to the protein MKKIFLLVPLVIIFGVYTAFEQGYLRFNYPGRKAFPVRGIDISHHQKKINWEKLRNEKINFVIIKATEGVDYQDPNFSVNWNKSLKEGYETGAYHFYRLCRSGNEQAENFINTVPKSEITLPPFVDLEYGGNCKTDKSRDEVKKEIYIFLETVKNYYGKTPVLYATDSFYKDYIENDYLDYNIWIRDIISKPKLENDRKWAFWQYANRGRLRGIDGFVDLNVFYGSEKEYKEFIK